In Cotesia glomerata isolate CgM1 linkage group LG1, MPM_Cglom_v2.3, whole genome shotgun sequence, one genomic interval encodes:
- the LOC123273208 gene encoding U3 small nucleolar RNA-associated protein 18 homolog → MAPRKPKRQKLQYDPEVEARLQQVVFKDSEDFLKNLSKHEESDVKVSSKTEEISKSQDSGISEDNEDHDSDKTEESDDDEHDSEKGGENDETKENESDEDKEDDSDDDDDEAEEDKPECTRVWFDSDEENYSVKDALKIQHRKLPGGRPEKTYNELLENKFKSLVGTPKWAKIDREKVVDSDKSDEELLQHSNRLKVGKDKKLPRGTIEIKALTDINTETHSEGPVVTSLQFHPTSTVALVAGLSGILSIFKVDGQDNNKLHSLQFEHYKINAAKFLRDGSEIIAGSRKNYCQLYDLMSGKICKIPLPNGVTKMTKFEVSPDGKYIAVIGKMGQIYLLSAFSKELIHTFMMNNKCIAVTFTPDSKNLITSGETEEVYVWDLNSRLCVHRAIDDGCISGTSIAVSPSGQFLATGSKQGVVNIYETNEILRERIPKPSKIVKNLNTAITSLKFNSTCEILAMASEHKENAFRMVHLPSFNVFSNFPTQRSTIYNALTIDFSPNSGFLGVSNNKSCAHLYRLKHYGNY, encoded by the exons ATGGCACCGCGTAAGCCCAAAAGACAAAAGTTACAGTATGACCCAGAAGTTGAAGCTAG GTTACAACAAGTAGTTTTTAAAGATTCTgaagattttctaaaaaatttgtccaaaCACGAAGAAAGTGATGTGAAGGTCAGTAGTAAAACTGAAGAAATTAGTAAAAGTCAAGATTCAGGAATATCTGAAGATAATGAAGATCATGATAGCGATAAAACTGAAGAAAGTGACGATGACGAACATGATAGCGAAAAGGGTGGAGAAAATGACGAGACAAAAGAAAATGAAAGTGATGAAGATAAAGAAGATGatagtgatgatgatgatgatgaagctGAAGAAGATAAACCAGAATGCACACGGGTTTGGTTTGATAGTGACGAAGAAAATTACTc aGTGAAGGATGCATTGAAGATTCAACATCGAAAATTACCAGGAGGTAGACCTGAGAAAACTTACAATGAGTTGCtggagaataaatttaaatctcTTGTCGGTACTCCAAAATGGGCGAAAATTGACCGGGAAAAAGTCGTAGACTCCGATAAATCGGATGAAGAGCTTCTTCAGCATAGTAATCGATTAAAAGTTGGGAAGGATAAAAAATTACCCCGTGGAACTATTGAGATTAAAGCCCTCACTGATATTAACACAGAAACACATAGTGAAGGTCCAGTTGTTACTAGTTTGCAGTTTCACCCGACATCTACTGTTGCTTTAGTTGCCGGTTTATCTGGAATCCTGTCGATTTTTAAA GTCGATGGTCaagataacaataaattacacAGTTTACAGTTTgaacattataaaataaatgcagCAAAATTTTTGAGAGACGGTAGTGAAATAATTGCTGGAAGTCGAAAGAATTATTGTCAGTTGTATGATTTAATGTCTggtaaaatatgtaaaattccATTGCCGAATGGCGTGACTAAAATGACG aaatttgaAGTGTCGCCGGATGGTAAATATATTGCAGTCATAGGAAAAATGggacaaatatatttactgTCAGCCTTTTCGAAAGAACTTATTCATACATTTATGATGAATAACAAATGTATTGCCGTGACGTTCACTCCggatagtaaaaatttaataactagtggag AAACTGAAGAAGTATATGTGTGGGATTTAAATAGCCGGCTTTGTGTACACAGAGCAATTGATGATGGTTGTATATCTGGTACGTCAATTGCAGTATCACCGAGTGGACAATTTTTAGCCACTGGAAGTAAACAAGGAGTCGTAAATATTTACGAGACAAATGAAATTCTACGTGAGAGAATTCCGAAGCCTTCTAAAATAGTTAAGAACCTCAATACTGCAATAACATCACTGAAATTTAATTCCACTTGCGAAATATTGGCTATGGCATCCGAACATAAAGAAAATGCTTTTAGAATGGTGCATCTACCTTCATTCAAtgtattttctaattttcctACACAGAGAAGTACTATTTATAATGCCCTGACAATCGATTTCTCTCCCAATAGTGGATTTCTCGGTGTTTCAAACAACAAAAGTTGCGCGCATTTGTATCGATTGAAAcattacggtaattattaa